DNA from uncultured Fretibacterium sp.:
TTCTGCGCAAGGGGGTCCCCGAGGAGATACGCATCCCGATCTTCATCGTCGTCATCGCGGGGTTCGTCACCGTCATCCAGTTCCTGATGGCGGGCTTCGCCCCCGAACTCAACCGGGCGCTGGGCATCTTTATCCCGTTGATCGTGGTCAACTGCATCATTCTGGCGCGCGCCGAGGCGTTCGCGTTCAAGAACGGCGTCCTGGCCTCCGCGTTGGACGGGCTGGGCATGGGGCTGGGCTTCACCGCTGCCCTGACCTTCCTGGGATCTATTCGGGAGTTTCTGGGGAACGGGTCCCTCTTCAACGTGCCCGTCGCCCCCGCGGGCTTCCAGCCCGCCCTCCTGATCGTGCTCGCCCCCGGCGGCTTCATCGTTCTGGGGGTCTGCATGGCGGCCTTCCGCGCCCTCCAGGCCTGGTGGGCCGAACGCCGTGGCCGACCCCGGCCGGAGGCCCCGCTCGGCTGTTCCGGCTGCGCCATGAGCGCGGTCTGCGGCGCCGGTGAGCCCGAGGCAGCACCCAAGGCTGCAGAGGAAGGGGGCAAGGCCTGATGGATTTGCTGCTGCTCTTCGTCAGCTCCATATTTATCCACAACATCCTGCTG
Protein-coding regions in this window:
- a CDS encoding electron transport complex subunit E; the protein is MTNPLKIVTNGILNENPTFVQCIGLCPTLAVSTSVMNGMGMGVAAMFVLIASNAAISLLRKGVPEEIRIPIFIVVIAGFVTVIQFLMAGFAPELNRALGIFIPLIVVNCIILARAEAFAFKNGVLASALDGLGMGLGFTAALTFLGSIREFLGNGSLFNVPVAPAGFQPALLIVLAPGGFIVLGVCMAAFRALQAWWAERRGRPRPEAPLGCSGCAMSAVCGAGEPEAAPKAAEEGGKA